GCTAAAAACTCCCTCAAAACTCCTGGAAAACAGCATAATATTCCGGCATTGATAACGGGTTAAATCATTGTAGAAATAATGTTCTCCCCTGGAAAACTGAGGGTTATTTCTACGAAGCTTGATTAGTTTTCTGACGAGTTGAACCAGAGACCTGCCTTCATGAGTATAGAAGTATTCCCAGCGTACAGGTCTGTATAAAAGCACTCTTCCCCAGCCTTCATGATGAAGGAAGTAGTTTTCTCCGAACTCCTGTCCCTGCCATAACATGGGAATTCCTCTTGCTGTAAATAAACCTATTAAATAGGGCTGAACCTTATACCAGAGCGCACGGTCGCCTTCTTTCAAAAGTTCATTATCACTGTCAATTGTTCCGAAGTTACAGATAAAACGGGAATGATCATGATTTTCCAGATACTGGTGGGCAGTTTTTATAATACTATCGCCGTTATTCTGAACTTCAGCCGGATAACCTGAGAGCCCAAAAAGAAAGCCCAGACTGGTCAATTGATCGGGATTTCTGGCTGCTTCCCTGGCTGCATGCAAAGTTCCGTTTTGCCAGGTACAGTTACTGAAAGTCTTTTTCAGAATTTCTACCGGTTTTTGCAGTTGTTCGGCGCACTGAATAAGGTTTATGGAGCCATTATTAAAAAATCGCTGCCAGTGGTCGGAAGAGCCTCTTTTTTCTTTGACCATTAGGTAAGTCTCCCGTACCAGTTTCGTATAACCGTTTTCCGAATTCTCAAGCCAGTAACCTGGCACGTAATCATACCTGAAACCATCTATGTGGTAAGAATCGAGCCAGTGATAGTTTACTGTCAAAAAGAAGTCCCTGGTAAATTTATGGTTGAAATCCATACTCGTTCCAAATGCGTCTTCAGCAAAAGGACCCATAAAAGGATTTTATCTATGCTCCATCCGAGTTCGTTATAAACATAGAAATAAGGGAAAAGCTGACTTGTGTGAGCATATACAGAGTCAACTATAACTGCTATCTCTTTCTGGTGAGCCGTATCGATTAACTTTTGCATATCATTCCTTTTTCCAAAACGCTCATCCACACCAAAGTACCCGATTGGCATAAATCCCCAGTCTACCCTTTTCTCAACATTGGAAAGAGGCATAAACTCTATGCAATTTACCCCAAGATCTGCCAGATAATTCAGTTGTTCAGTTACTCCCTGTATGTCATTTGCAAATTCATTGATCATCAGTTCATACAGAATAATATCATTTATTGAAGGGATCTTACATACCAGTTCATGCTCGGTCCATTCGTAATGTTCGTATCCGAGCGTGAACGCAGACAA
This region of Methanosarcina flavescens genomic DNA includes:
- a CDS encoding alpha-amylase family glycosyl hydrolase is translated as MQSKLDFLPLHKLGAREDKQNSGVINFGLLLPGISTDKGNKLWVRVIHEKDQFLQDILPLNFEMEHSENSEYGDYWSITINVVPQDKPRPYSAWGTPGKYVYRYCLENPDKQNPVDWIIDPFAREFGVGKLSAFTLGYEHYEWTEHELVCKIPSINDIILYELMINEFANDIQGVTEQLNYLADLGVNCIEFMPLSNVEKRVDWGFMPIGYFGVDERFGKRNDMQKLIDTAHQKEIAVIVDSVYAHTSQLFPYFYVYNELGWSIDKILLWVLLLKTHLERVWISTINLPGTSF
- a CDS encoding alpha-amylase family glycosyl hydrolase, whose product is MTVNYHWLDSYHIDGFRYDYVPGYWLENSENGYTKLVRETYLMVKEKRGSSDHWQRFFNNGSINLIQCAEQLQKPVEILKKTFSNCTWQNGTLHAAREAARNPDQLTSLGFLFGLSGYPAEVQNNGDSIIKTAHQYLENHDHSRFICNFGTIDSDNELLKEGDRALWYKVQPYLIGLFTARGIPMLWQGQEFGENYFLHHEGWGRVLLYRPVRWEYFYTHEGRSLVQLVRKLIKLRRNNPQFSRGEHYFYNDLTRYQCRNIMLFSRSFEGVFSLIALNFGDQGQAVSFKFPFSGNYVEELHGLENLMGVTADKEIRLKIPGNYGRIWTVKVE